A genomic window from Halomonas sp. LR3S48 includes:
- a CDS encoding DUF99 family protein, with amino-acid sequence MATTRRERTFSHIVGFDDCPFPRGHRGDVAIVGAVFSGLRLEGVLSGKVRRDGVNSTRELIRLAGGTRFAAHLQLVMLQGVALAGFNVVDAVRLHTELGLPVLVVARRAPRKDAMRRALLERIPGGARKWALVERLGEMEPLAGVYVQRVGLSRVEAEHVLRATTPHGSVPEPLRVAHLIAGGVTTGESSGRV; translated from the coding sequence ATGGCAACCACCAGGCGTGAGCGCACATTCTCGCATATCGTCGGCTTCGACGATTGTCCGTTCCCGCGCGGGCACCGCGGCGACGTGGCCATCGTCGGCGCGGTGTTCTCCGGGCTGCGCCTGGAAGGCGTGCTCTCCGGCAAGGTACGCCGGGATGGCGTCAACAGCACCCGCGAGTTGATTCGCCTCGCCGGCGGCACGCGTTTTGCCGCGCATTTGCAGCTTGTCATGCTGCAGGGCGTGGCACTTGCCGGTTTCAATGTGGTCGACGCAGTGCGCCTGCACACCGAGCTGGGCCTGCCGGTGTTGGTGGTGGCTCGCCGGGCGCCACGCAAAGACGCGATGCGTCGGGCACTGCTCGAACGGATTCCCGGCGGTGCGCGCAAGTGGGCGCTGGTCGAGCGGCTGGGCGAGATGGAGCCGCTCGCCGGCGTCTATGTGCAGCGCGTGGGTCTCAGCCGCGTGGAGGCTGAACACGTGCTTCGCGCCACCACGCCCCACGGCAGCGTGCCCGAGCCGTTGCGCGTGGCGCACCTGATCGCCGGCGGCGTGACCACGGGGGAGAGCAGCGGACGGGTCTGA